A single genomic interval of Aythya fuligula isolate bAytFul2 chromosome 28, bAytFul2.pri, whole genome shotgun sequence harbors:
- the LOC116499503 gene encoding putative small proline-rich protein 5: MCSRGSCHSRETSCHSSGSSCHGSRSSCHDSGPSCHSTFQREPVPQFPCVTPCCPPVQRYCPPVQTYCPPVQRYCPPVQPYCPQYTKNICKLPPTYPKY, translated from the coding sequence ATGTGCTCCCGTGGATCCTGCCACAGCCGCGAGACCTCCTGCCATAGCTCAGGGTCCTCCTGCCACGGCTCCCGCTCCTCCTGCCATGACTCGGGACCCTCCTGTCATTCCACCTTCCAGAGGGAACCTGTGCCACAGTTCCCCTGTGTGacgccctgctgcccccccgtGCAGCGCTACTGCCCTCCCGTGCAGACCTACTGCCCCCCTGTGCAGCGCTACTGCCCTCCCGTGCAGCCCTACTGCCCCCAGTACACCAAGAACATCTGCAAGCTGCCGCCAACGTACCCCAAGTACTAG